The region GGCCGAGAATACGGTCCGGCTATCCGATCTCTAAGGAATAGGTATCTGGAAACAAAGCTGGCGGGTGTGAAAGATTTTCTTGCTGAATGGAAGAAGTGCTGGCTTTCCGCTGATATTGATAAGTACCTCTCTCTGTATGCTTCCCAAGCGAGACAGGGACGCATAAAAGGAGTCTCTTCCATCAGGGAGAATAAACAATCCATTTGGAAAGAGCGCAGCCCTTCTACCCTTGATCTTGGTAAACCGACCCTGCATGAGAACCCACAGGGGCTGGAGGTCGTTTTCAGACAGAAATACTCCGATTCCTCTGGGTACAGTGATAAGGGATTGAAGACACTTATTCTCCGCCCTGAGCAGGATGGTTGGCTGATTGTAGATGAACAATGGAGAAAGCTTTAATGGGTAATACCAAGTATAATGTTCTATTTATGCGCGATGACGACAGCGTCAAGCGCTACCGCCTCAGTCCCTTTTGGCTGCGGGTCCTTCTGTGGATTGTCATCCTGCTGGCGATTTGTGCCGGTGCTGGGGCTTGGGCCGGATACACGTTCTGGACTGAGAACATGCATCTTAAACAGGATAAAATTGAGCTTCAGAAAAATTTGAGTGACGCTTCTGTACAGTTGGAGCGGCTTGAAAATGTTAATAAGATTCTAGATTCATACGACCCTAATGAACTGCAGTCTCTTCTGGCCGCGGTACCTGTAGAAGAAAAAAAGGTTGAATCCACTCCTGCGGTGAATCTGGATAAACTTCTCTTCTATAAAAATCTGATGCGGGCCGGGGTTGAAAATGTGAAGCTGCGTAAGTCCGGCGGCAGACTGGCTCTGAGTTTCGACCTGAATAATCTGCAGACAGCTTCTGCCTTGAGCGGGTTGGCTAAAATCGCGCTTATTAAGAACGATGGCAAAAGTGTTGAGATCAAGGCAAATCACAATGATATGTCTTTCCATATCCAGAGGTTTAAAGTGGTCAGGACCCGTTTCAGCGTGCCTTCAGGCTCGGAGCTTGATGATCTGTACGGAGTAAGGTTGATGATCACTACAAACAAGGGTGAGTTGATTTTCAGTGAAGTATATCCTTTATCGCGCTTTCTTAATTAGTTTCTTTGTCCTTTGTCTTGCCCTTCCTGCGAAGGCGCAACAGGTGAGGAATTATACCTTTTTTGAAGGTACACAATACCCCCTTCGGGTTACCTGGGTGTTCGGCGATGAGCCCGGCCCGGTGATCATGGTGCAGGGAGGTATACAGGGTGATGAGCTTTCCGGTTTTTTTACTGCCCAGCTTCTGACCCGCTGCAAAGTGCGTAAAGGAAGTCTGATCATAGTTCCACGGGCCAACGAGCCTTCTATTTTAAGACGCGCCCGCCAGATCAATGTTGATCTTAATCGCCGTTTCGACAAGGAATACAACAGCTTTTACGAAGATCGCCTCGCCAGAGCTATTCGTTTTTTAATTTCCGGTGCCGAGGGCTTTATCCACCTTCATGAAGGCAGCGGTTTTTACAATCCCAAGTATGTGAGCAATCTGCGCAATCCTAAGCGCTATGGGCAGTCTTTGATTATTGATGCCGCAGTGTACAAAGATATCCGGCTTGCGGATATGTGTGAGCGTGCAATCAAAAAACTCAACAGCAAAATAAGCAATAAATCATATTGGTTTACTCTTTTTAATACCAAAACTTTCGCTAAAGCCACCAAGTATCCCGAGATGCTTAAATCCCTGACCTGCTACGCCCTGCATGAGCGGGGAATTCCGGCTATGGCCGTTGAAGTCAGCAAGGATATTTTGGATCTTGGCTGGAAGGTTCGTCAGCAATTGCAGGCCACGGTTTACCTATTGCGGGAATTCGGAATCGAGCTGGATGTCCCTGAATTTTCATTTCCCAAAAATCAAAAAGGGCAGGATTTTGAGATTCTGGTCAACGGCAAACCGTTGCGGGGAAACAGTATTGAGCTGGTTCGCGGAGCACCTGTTTCCACCTCCGGTAAGGCAGTGGTTGATTCAGGTCTTGAACCGGCAGTGGCTGTTTTCGCGAGCGACCGGCCCAACCTTAATCTGCTCACCGCGCCGCGCATGGCTTTGTCGCAGTTCCCGGCCCTTGAGGTTCGCATTGACGGCAGCAGGCAGGCTAAGGCCCGTGTCCGCTGGAAAGGCAGCCGGTCTGACTTATCGGAAGTGAACGGACCTGTCTTTCTCTGCTGGCTGAATGGCCAGCCCCGGTTTATCAGAGCAGGGGGAACCCTGCCGGCAGTTGAAGGTGACCAGATTATTCTCGAAGGAATCCTCGGCAGCAGCAGTGAAGAAATATTGAATCTTAAAGGATTCGTAGCTTCAGTGACAGTTAATAGCGGTCAGGATGTGGGTTACGAGATAATAGCCGATCCTTCCAATTTTATGGAGAAATATAAGCTTGATTCTCAGGACGGTCTTGCCCGGTACAGAGTTGTTCGTGAAACACCCGGTAAAAAACGTTCAGAATTTTATTTGTCCATTGTGCCCCGCAGTATTAAGGCTCTTGAGTTGCAGGACGAAGCCGGCAACCCTGATCTGGTTAACTGGAAGAATGGAGAAAGAGTACCGCTCCGGCCTGATACTTACGTGTTGGAAGATGTTTGGAGTAACGGGAACCGTTGCAAAATTCAGCCTTTTGTTGATAATATCCCGGTAGCATGGGGCGAAACATTTGATGTGCAGTCCGGCAGAAAAACGGTTTTGACCATGCGTCACTCTACTACTTTTGTCCCAGTGGGGCAGATGGTTCTAGAGGGAACTGATTATCTTAAGAACCGGCAGGATCAGTAGAAAGTTCAGGCCGGAAGGGAGTCCGCGAATGAGGCCTGAGTTTGAAACGTGTTTTGTAAATCTGCCTTTGCGCTATATTTATAATTCCCCGCATTATCTTGACTTTTTCATAGAAAATGCAATCCAGCCCGAGCTTGGACTGGATTGCCTCGGGGATGAGTGTTTGAGCATGGACTGGTTGATCTCAGTCAGGGACCGTATCCGCGAAGCCGGGTTGGGGTGTACTGTGCATCTGCCTTTTCTCGATCTCAAGCCGAGTAGTTTGAATCCGGCCATCCGCACCGCATCTATTGATACACTTCTTTCCGCTTTTGAACTCGCAAATTTTTTTGGCCCGAAGCGCATGGTCATGCATCCTTCCTTCACTTCATGGCTTGAACCGCCACTCTTTGAACGCTCCTATGCCAATTGTGTGGAAGGTATTTTGCGGCTGAGCAACTCATGGCCGGATCATCCACCGCTTTGCATAGAGAATACCTATGAATTTACTCCCGATGTAATTGCCCGGCTGGTTGCCGATCTTAATCGTGAGAACATAGGTATCTGCTTTGATCTTGGGCATTGGTTTTCTTTTTCCAAAGGCGCGGAGAATGACGACTTTGATGTCTGGTTTGATGCTTTTGCTCCCCACATCAAGCACATGCACCTGCATGATAATCACGGCAGCAAAGATGAGCATCTCGCCCTTGGGCAGGGAAGTATGAACTGGGAGCACATTGTTTCCCGCATCGCTGAACTGGACCCGCTGCCGACCTTCACCCTTGAGCCTCACAATGTGGATGACTTCACTTTGACCTATGCCTATTTCAGAGAGCACGTGGCTGCAAAATTATTCTAGACCGATTCTTCCGGCTCAGTTTTAATCAAGACCTACTTCCGGAGCGATACTAGTTACGGCCTCAATAGAAAGGGTGAAAAAATCTCCCAGTTCAA is a window of Maridesulfovibrio sp. DNA encoding:
- a CDS encoding sugar phosphate isomerase/epimerase family protein, whose amino-acid sequence is MRPEFETCFVNLPLRYIYNSPHYLDFFIENAIQPELGLDCLGDECLSMDWLISVRDRIREAGLGCTVHLPFLDLKPSSLNPAIRTASIDTLLSAFELANFFGPKRMVMHPSFTSWLEPPLFERSYANCVEGILRLSNSWPDHPPLCIENTYEFTPDVIARLVADLNRENIGICFDLGHWFSFSKGAENDDFDVWFDAFAPHIKHMHLHDNHGSKDEHLALGQGSMNWEHIVSRIAELDPLPTFTLEPHNVDDFTLTYAYFREHVAAKLF
- a CDS encoding M99 family carboxypeptidase catalytic domain-containing protein encodes the protein MRNYTFFEGTQYPLRVTWVFGDEPGPVIMVQGGIQGDELSGFFTAQLLTRCKVRKGSLIIVPRANEPSILRRARQINVDLNRRFDKEYNSFYEDRLARAIRFLISGAEGFIHLHEGSGFYNPKYVSNLRNPKRYGQSLIIDAAVYKDIRLADMCERAIKKLNSKISNKSYWFTLFNTKTFAKATKYPEMLKSLTCYALHERGIPAMAVEVSKDILDLGWKVRQQLQATVYLLREFGIELDVPEFSFPKNQKGQDFEILVNGKPLRGNSIELVRGAPVSTSGKAVVDSGLEPAVAVFASDRPNLNLLTAPRMALSQFPALEVRIDGSRQAKARVRWKGSRSDLSEVNGPVFLCWLNGQPRFIRAGGTLPAVEGDQIILEGILGSSSEEILNLKGFVASVTVNSGQDVGYEIIADPSNFMEKYKLDSQDGLARYRVVRETPGKKRSEFYLSIVPRSIKALELQDEAGNPDLVNWKNGERVPLRPDTYVLEDVWSNGNRCKIQPFVDNIPVAWGETFDVQSGRKTVLTMRHSTTFVPVGQMVLEGTDYLKNRQDQ